One window from the genome of Haloprofundus halobius encodes:
- a CDS encoding helix-turn-helix domain-containing protein, translating into MAKYSTGGGGGGDDGGSCELCGKESTRLRQESVAGATLMVCPDCASHGENRNKERKHRDQSRGRDESEPSRKKRAAQRAAKMYDAGKGDSKHWEEEGTNYERDRLPYLVRDYGDRVTEARQDAGLTTGDLAAELDVSERDLVAVEEGRATRAGVGGSVIRKLEDRLGIELSDE; encoded by the coding sequence ATGGCCAAATACTCCACCGGAGGCGGCGGCGGCGGAGACGACGGCGGCAGTTGCGAACTCTGTGGCAAAGAGAGTACGAGGCTCCGACAGGAGAGCGTCGCCGGTGCGACGCTGATGGTCTGTCCGGACTGCGCCAGCCACGGCGAGAACCGGAACAAAGAGCGCAAGCACCGCGACCAGTCGCGCGGCCGCGACGAGAGCGAGCCGAGCCGAAAGAAGCGCGCCGCCCAACGCGCGGCGAAGATGTACGACGCCGGGAAGGGCGACTCGAAACACTGGGAGGAAGAAGGCACCAACTACGAACGCGACCGGCTCCCGTACCTCGTCCGCGACTACGGCGACCGAGTCACCGAAGCCCGACAGGACGCCGGATTGACGACGGGCGACCTCGCGGCCGAGTTGGACGTGAGCGAACGCGACCTCGTCGCGGTCGAGGAGGGTCGGGCGACCCGAGCGGGCGTCGGTGGGTCGGTCATCCGGAAACTCGAAGACCGACTCGGTATCGAACTGAGCGACGAGTAG
- a CDS encoding DUF420 domain-containing protein: protein MELRVRDHVPATTAVLTLVSLGLVFGAVLGAIPDVLLPTAPQPLYDAIPHVNAVISTIAIATIGLGVRAIRRGDVDRHRTLMLTTIVLFTTFLVLYLYKVISQGTQEFPGPAVVDQWVYLPTLAIHILLAIVCIPLLYYVLLLALTRPVSQIYGTRHKQIGRVAAALWLISFVLGNIVYALLYVVY, encoded by the coding sequence ATGGAACTCCGTGTCAGAGACCACGTCCCGGCGACGACGGCCGTCCTGACGCTCGTGTCACTCGGTCTAGTCTTCGGCGCGGTGCTCGGCGCGATACCCGACGTGCTGCTTCCGACGGCACCGCAACCGCTGTACGACGCGATTCCGCACGTCAACGCCGTCATCAGCACTATCGCCATCGCCACCATCGGTCTCGGCGTCCGCGCCATCCGCCGCGGCGACGTCGACAGACACCGGACGCTGATGCTCACGACCATCGTCCTGTTCACGACGTTTCTCGTTCTCTACCTCTACAAGGTCATCTCGCAGGGAACCCAGGAGTTCCCCGGCCCCGCGGTCGTCGACCAGTGGGTGTACCTGCCGACGCTGGCGATTCACATCCTCCTCGCTATCGTCTGTATCCCGCTTCTGTACTACGTGCTGCTGCTGGCGCTGACTCGTCCCGTCTCGCAGATTTACGGTACCCGCCACAAGCAGATCGGCCGCGTCGCCGCCGCGCTCTGGCTCATCTCGTTCGTGCTCGGAAACATCGTCTACGCGCTGCTGTACGTGGTTTACTGA
- a CDS encoding alpha/beta fold hydrolase gives MPTVRTNDIETYYERRGSGPALVFVHGAILDHSQWTLQMDALSDKYTTYAYDVRGHGRTGGSNRERYSIELFADDLDAFLTALAIERPILCGLSMGGCIAQVYAAGHPDRIAGLVLADTFTPELLSRSEWLQRSVMLRATVPPVRLLGYERVEKAMVWLQERLSGESVSGDYSNVERLREAGPKMATEEFAKVIRAVAGFHETTLDLSAITTPTLVLYGEHEPPFLRRHVPKLQSELPDATVREVPGAGHASNLDDPEFFTGAMREFLTASVFESTGAVGNEE, from the coding sequence TTGCCGACAGTACGGACCAACGACATCGAAACGTACTACGAGCGACGCGGTTCGGGCCCGGCGCTCGTGTTCGTCCACGGCGCGATTCTCGACCACTCCCAGTGGACACTCCAGATGGACGCGCTCAGCGACAAGTACACGACGTACGCCTACGACGTTCGCGGCCACGGTCGAACCGGCGGGTCGAACAGAGAACGGTATTCGATAGAGCTGTTCGCCGACGACTTGGACGCGTTTCTCACCGCGTTGGCTATCGAGCGTCCGATTCTCTGTGGCCTCTCGATGGGCGGCTGCATCGCGCAGGTGTACGCGGCCGGACACCCCGACCGGATAGCAGGTCTCGTCCTCGCGGACACGTTCACCCCGGAGCTACTGAGTCGGAGCGAGTGGCTGCAGCGCTCGGTGATGCTTCGAGCGACCGTCCCGCCGGTCCGACTGCTCGGCTACGAACGCGTCGAGAAGGCGATGGTGTGGCTTCAGGAGCGACTGTCGGGCGAGAGCGTCAGCGGCGACTACAGCAACGTCGAGCGACTCCGCGAAGCAGGGCCGAAGATGGCGACCGAGGAGTTCGCGAAGGTGATTCGCGCCGTCGCGGGGTTCCACGAGACCACTCTCGACCTCTCGGCGATTACGACCCCGACGCTCGTACTGTACGGCGAACACGAACCGCCGTTTCTCCGCCGCCACGTGCCGAAACTACAGTCGGAGCTCCCGGACGCGACCGTCCGTGAGGTTCCGGGTGCGGGACACGCCTCGAACCTCGACGACCCCGAGTTCTTCACCGGGGCGATGCGGGAGTTTCTGACAGCGTCGGTCTTCGAGAGCACGGGGGCGGTCGGAAACGAGGAGTGA
- the purF gene encoding amidophosphoribosyltransferase — protein MHQGRDTRRVGDGLNEKCGVVGVSLDDREAARPLYYSLYALQHRGQESAGIVTHDGFQQHSHVEMGLVGDVFDEESLSTLRGTAGIGHVRYPTAGGVNSCCAQPFAVSFKSGSLGLAHNGNLVNADELRSELEDLGHAFTSEGDTEVIAHDLARNLLESDLVRAVKRTMERIHGSYALTISHDDTVLGVRDPEGNRPLCIGKLDDGYVIASESAAIDTLDGELVRDVRPGELVVLESDGSGFDSYQLVEKENSAYCFFEHVYFSRPDSVIDDTLVYEVRRNLGRALWEESGVETDVVMPVPDSGRAFATGYAEAASETTADGELRAEDDDGVEFAEGLMKNRYVGRTFIMPTQDERERAVRLKLNPIRSTVEGKTVTLIDDSIVRGTTSTQLVELLHDAGAEEVHMRIGAPPIVAPCYMGIDMHTREELIAADRSVAEVRDEIGADSLSYLSINSIADCLQKSRADLCLGCVTGEYPYDIDGETTDRDVTRPAIGPEAPADD, from the coding sequence ATGCACCAGGGGCGGGATACCCGTCGTGTCGGAGACGGTCTCAACGAAAAGTGTGGCGTCGTCGGCGTCTCGCTCGACGACCGCGAGGCCGCGCGGCCGTTGTACTACTCGCTGTACGCGCTCCAGCACCGGGGACAGGAGTCGGCGGGTATCGTCACCCACGACGGGTTCCAACAGCACAGCCACGTGGAGATGGGACTCGTCGGCGACGTGTTCGACGAGGAGTCGCTCTCCACGCTGCGCGGCACCGCCGGTATCGGGCACGTCCGCTACCCGACGGCGGGCGGCGTCAACAGTTGCTGTGCGCAACCCTTCGCCGTCTCGTTCAAGTCAGGGTCGCTCGGCCTCGCGCACAACGGCAACCTCGTCAACGCCGACGAACTCCGCTCGGAACTCGAAGACCTCGGCCACGCGTTCACCTCCGAGGGCGACACCGAAGTCATCGCCCACGATCTCGCCCGTAATCTCCTGGAGTCGGACCTCGTCCGCGCCGTCAAACGGACGATGGAGCGAATCCACGGCTCCTACGCGCTCACCATCAGCCACGACGACACCGTTCTGGGAGTTCGAGACCCCGAGGGGAACCGCCCGCTCTGCATCGGAAAGCTCGACGACGGCTACGTCATCGCCTCCGAGTCGGCCGCCATCGACACCCTCGACGGCGAACTCGTCCGCGACGTCCGGCCGGGCGAACTCGTCGTCCTCGAAAGCGACGGCAGCGGCTTCGACTCCTATCAACTGGTCGAAAAAGAGAACTCGGCGTACTGTTTCTTCGAACACGTCTACTTCTCTCGACCCGACTCGGTCATCGACGACACGCTCGTCTACGAAGTCCGGCGGAACCTCGGTCGCGCGCTCTGGGAGGAGAGCGGCGTCGAGACGGACGTAGTGATGCCGGTTCCCGACTCGGGCCGCGCCTTCGCGACGGGCTACGCCGAGGCGGCGAGCGAGACGACCGCCGACGGCGAACTTCGGGCGGAGGACGACGACGGCGTCGAGTTCGCCGAGGGGCTGATGAAGAATCGGTACGTAGGGCGGACGTTCATCATGCCGACGCAGGACGAACGCGAGCGCGCGGTTCGGTTGAAGCTGAACCCGATTCGGAGCACGGTGGAGGGGAAGACGGTGACGCTCATCGACGACAGCATCGTCCGCGGCACCACGTCGACGCAGTTGGTCGAACTGCTTCACGACGCTGGAGCCGAAGAGGTCCATATGCGCATCGGCGCACCGCCAATCGTCGCCCCCTGCTACATGGGAATCGACATGCACACGCGCGAGGAACTCATCGCCGCCGACCGCTCCGTCGCCGAGGTCCGCGACGAAATCGGCGCGGACAGCCTCAGCTACCTCTCCATCAACTCCATCGCCGACTGTCTCCAGAAATCGCGCGCCGACCTCTGTCTCGGCTGCGTCACCGGCGAGTATCCGTACGACATCGACGGCGAGACGACTGACCGCGACGTGACTCGTCCAGCTATCGGCCCGGAAGCGCCCGCCGACGACTGA
- a CDS encoding 50S ribosomal protein L37e: MTGAGTPSQGKKNKTTHVKCRRCGEKSYHVKKKVCSSCGFGKSAKRREYAWQSKAGE; encoded by the coding sequence ATGACGGGAGCAGGAACCCCGAGTCAGGGCAAGAAGAACAAGACGACGCACGTCAAGTGCCGTCGCTGCGGCGAGAAATCCTACCACGTGAAGAAGAAGGTCTGTTCGTCCTGCGGCTTCGGCAAGTCGGCGAAACGTCGCGAGTACGCGTGGCAGTCGAAAGCGGGCGAGTAA
- a CDS encoding LSM domain-containing protein, whose product MSGRPLDVLEASLNEPVTVQLKDGTSYFGTLAGYDQHMNVVLEESLGDDDDALVGGLDVEEVEDTTIIRGDNVVTITA is encoded by the coding sequence ATGAGCGGACGACCCCTCGACGTACTCGAGGCATCCCTGAACGAGCCAGTCACCGTGCAACTGAAGGATGGAACGTCCTACTTCGGGACGTTGGCGGGCTACGACCAGCACATGAACGTCGTGCTCGAGGAGAGCCTCGGCGACGACGACGACGCGCTCGTCGGTGGCCTCGACGTTGAGGAAGTCGAAGACACAACGATTATACGCGGCGATAACGTGGTCACGATAACAGCATGA
- a CDS encoding GNAT family N-acetyltransferase, producing MSVNVELRVDEPGRSDHGEDAWALKERIREREGVLKQQRGFFMDAYRRSKTHLFYEDERLVGFVSTRRDGYILFLAVAPEVRGEGYGQRLVATVADEHRTVTCHARTTNTAALDFYEHIGFEITRRIDNYYEDGGNAYYLRIGENGGLREKFSDLVRR from the coding sequence GTGAGCGTCAACGTCGAACTGCGCGTCGACGAGCCGGGGCGGTCCGACCACGGGGAGGACGCCTGGGCGTTGAAGGAGCGCATCCGCGAGCGAGAGGGTGTGTTGAAGCAGCAACGCGGCTTCTTCATGGACGCGTACCGACGTTCGAAGACGCACCTGTTCTACGAGGACGAGCGACTCGTCGGATTCGTCTCGACGCGGCGAGACGGCTACATTCTCTTTCTGGCCGTCGCCCCCGAAGTCCGCGGCGAGGGCTACGGTCAGCGTCTGGTTGCGACGGTGGCCGACGAACACCGGACGGTCACCTGCCACGCGCGGACGACGAACACAGCCGCCCTCGACTTCTACGAGCACATCGGCTTCGAGATAACCCGCCGCATCGACAACTACTACGAGGACGGCGGCAACGCCTACTACCTCAGAATCGGCGAAAACGGCGGTCTGCGCGAGAAATTCTCGGATTTGGTTCGTCGGTGA
- a CDS encoding DUF502 domain-containing protein, protein MDESRPGAERHVKRTIETRVRDAIVSGVAVVIPLVITLVVFMVALNAVSEYLDLLSDVLMQLPWTSSVPTAQYVDRELAIELLTPVVLFGFVLFVGFVVEGSKYGERAVDYFDAVLGSVPGVGAVYDSFRQMSDVVLESDVQNFRDVKLVEFPDDDVYTLGFVTTETPPRLTDATDHEGMLTMFLPLAPNPVMGGHLVHVPESKVHNVEMTVEEGVRAIVTSGVAIGPASQTDVGLSENQLRNLSAIDDGENADLTNADPSNGDTQSNTENKSEADTGRPDHDESRSVVNRPDDSE, encoded by the coding sequence ATGGACGAGTCCCGTCCGGGCGCCGAACGCCACGTCAAGCGGACGATAGAGACACGGGTGAGAGACGCTATCGTCTCCGGCGTCGCGGTCGTGATTCCGCTCGTCATCACGCTCGTCGTGTTCATGGTGGCGCTCAACGCCGTCTCGGAGTATCTCGACCTCCTTTCGGACGTTCTCATGCAACTTCCGTGGACGTCGAGCGTCCCGACCGCACAGTACGTCGACAGGGAGTTGGCCATCGAACTGCTCACGCCCGTCGTGCTGTTCGGGTTCGTTCTCTTCGTCGGGTTCGTCGTCGAGGGCTCGAAGTACGGCGAACGCGCCGTCGACTACTTCGACGCCGTCCTCGGGTCAGTCCCCGGCGTCGGCGCGGTGTACGACAGTTTCCGACAGATGAGCGACGTGGTGCTGGAGAGCGACGTGCAGAACTTCCGCGACGTGAAACTGGTCGAGTTCCCTGACGACGACGTCTACACGCTGGGCTTCGTCACCACGGAGACGCCGCCGCGACTCACCGACGCCACCGACCACGAGGGGATGCTGACGATGTTCCTCCCGCTGGCTCCGAACCCGGTAATGGGTGGTCACCTCGTCCACGTCCCCGAGTCGAAGGTCCACAACGTCGAGATGACCGTCGAGGAGGGCGTCCGCGCTATCGTGACGAGCGGTGTCGCCATCGGCCCGGCGTCGCAGACGGACGTCGGTCTCTCCGAGAACCAACTGCGGAACCTCTCGGCGATAGACGACGGCGAGAACGCGGACCTCACGAACGCAGATCCCTCGAACGGCGACACGCAGTCGAACACGGAGAACAAGTCGGAGGCCGATACCGGGCGGCCCGACCACGACGAATCTCGAAGCGTCGTCAACCGTCCCGACGACAGCGAGTAA
- a CDS encoding archease — MSYELRAHTADVAVAAEGSTLDAVFAAVADGLAAAMADSVPDDGERFSLEIRAESREAALFDYLDELIYERDVREVLPVDNRATIHRDGNGDEWVVGASARGVPLAGLGAREVKAVTYSEMDLSETADGWRAYVVFDV; from the coding sequence ATGAGCTACGAACTGCGCGCGCACACCGCCGATGTCGCCGTCGCCGCGGAGGGATCGACGCTCGACGCCGTCTTCGCCGCCGTCGCCGACGGCCTCGCGGCGGCCATGGCCGACTCCGTTCCCGACGATGGTGAGCGCTTCTCGCTCGAAATCCGCGCCGAGAGCCGTGAGGCGGCGCTGTTCGACTACTTAGACGAACTTATCTACGAACGCGACGTACGGGAGGTCCTCCCCGTCGATAACCGCGCGACGATCCACCGTGACGGCAACGGCGACGAGTGGGTCGTCGGCGCCAGCGCGCGGGGGGTCCCGCTCGCCGGTCTCGGCGCGCGCGAGGTGAAGGCGGTGACGTACTCGGAGATGGACCTCTCGGAGACGGCCGACGGCTGGCGCGCGTACGTCGTCTTCGACGTGTGA
- a CDS encoding DoxX family protein has translation MRRRTLKAVFATVVLLATSGVASAHVKYVVDGGGAGNVVRLLATVASDPLSLVLILGTGTGVVVAAAGYLRYRPADADVRAFRAVMDDYRDLVPWLLRLSVGLPLVGAGFAGYFFTPLVPAPTRLFGVAVGFLLLFGLATRLAAVVGLLGYLVGLTFRPELLLASEYVPAFLAIVLVGGGRPSADQLIARMADDDRTLYSRVDPFYRRVAVPFERRITPYRPFVPTILRVGMGLSFIYLGVTQKLMNPVEALAVVEKYDLTAVVPVIPELWVVGAGLAEAVVGLALLFGAFTRASSLVAFGLFTTTLFGLPDDPVLAHISLFGLVSALLVTGGGPFSFDAWVARETRSERGVAAD, from the coding sequence ATGAGGCGCCGCACACTCAAAGCGGTGTTCGCAACCGTCGTACTGCTGGCTACGTCCGGTGTAGCGAGCGCACACGTGAAGTACGTCGTCGACGGCGGCGGCGCGGGCAACGTCGTCCGACTGCTGGCGACCGTCGCGTCTGACCCGCTGAGTCTCGTACTGATTCTGGGGACTGGTACTGGGGTAGTCGTCGCCGCCGCGGGGTATCTCCGCTACCGACCCGCCGACGCCGACGTGCGCGCGTTCCGCGCCGTGATGGACGACTACCGCGACCTGGTGCCGTGGCTGCTCCGCCTGAGCGTCGGCCTCCCGCTCGTCGGCGCGGGCTTCGCGGGCTACTTCTTCACGCCGCTGGTTCCCGCACCGACCCGCCTGTTCGGCGTCGCCGTCGGCTTTCTGCTCCTCTTTGGACTAGCGACCCGACTCGCGGCCGTCGTCGGTCTCCTCGGCTACCTCGTCGGCCTGACGTTCCGCCCGGAGCTCCTCCTGGCGTCCGAGTACGTTCCGGCGTTTCTCGCCATCGTGCTGGTCGGCGGGGGGCGGCCGAGCGCCGACCAACTCATCGCGCGGATGGCCGACGACGACCGGACGCTGTACTCGCGCGTCGACCCCTTCTATCGCCGCGTCGCCGTCCCCTTCGAGCGACGTATCACGCCGTACCGGCCGTTCGTCCCGACGATTCTACGCGTCGGGATGGGGCTGTCGTTCATCTATCTCGGGGTGACGCAGAAGCTGATGAACCCCGTTGAGGCGCTCGCCGTCGTCGAGAAGTACGACCTCACCGCCGTCGTCCCGGTCATTCCGGAACTGTGGGTCGTCGGCGCGGGACTCGCCGAGGCCGTCGTGGGCCTCGCACTACTGTTCGGTGCGTTCACTCGCGCCTCGTCGCTCGTCGCGTTCGGCCTCTTCACGACGACGCTGTTCGGACTCCCGGACGACCCCGTGCTGGCGCACATCTCGTTGTTCGGTCTCGTCTCGGCGCTGCTGGTCACCGGCGGCGGGCCGTTCTCGTTCGACGCCTGGGTGGCGCGGGAGACGCGCTCGGAACGGGGCGTCGCCGCCGACTGA
- a CDS encoding RtcB family protein yields MTTREFDGIRLERVREYVWEIPREGGMRVPARVLASEELLEQIGDDKTLQQLKNATHLPGMTKHALCMPDGHQGYGFPVGGVGATDAQNGCISPGAVGYDINCGVRMMNTSLSYDDLQGREEELVDALFRTIPSGLGGGGVVESGVETVNSVLERGVDWALEAGYAVEDDLVHCEDEGRRPDADADAVSRKAKDRGKNQLGSLGSGNHFLEVQRVTDVFRADVAEAYGLAADQVVVLIHCGSRGLGHQVCNDYLRQIEKRHGDLLAQLPDKELAAAPAGSELAEAYYGAMCAAINFAWVNRQLVMHRTREVFERVFDRDWEAMEMHLLYDVAHNIAKKEIHDVDGEERELYVHRKGATRAFPAGRPEVPKAYRDVGQPVIIPGSMGAGSYVLRGGEESLSLSFGSTAHGAGRVMSRTRAKKEYWGETVQTELRDQNRIYVKAQSGATVAEEAPGVYKDVDEVVRVSDALGIGDKVARTYPVCNIKG; encoded by the coding sequence ATGACGACGCGCGAGTTCGACGGCATCCGTCTCGAACGGGTTCGGGAGTACGTCTGGGAGATTCCGCGGGAGGGCGGGATGCGGGTCCCCGCCCGCGTTCTCGCCAGCGAGGAGCTACTCGAACAGATCGGCGACGACAAGACGCTTCAGCAACTGAAGAACGCGACGCACCTGCCGGGGATGACGAAACACGCGCTCTGCATGCCCGACGGCCACCAGGGCTACGGCTTCCCCGTCGGCGGCGTTGGCGCGACCGACGCGCAAAACGGCTGTATCTCGCCCGGAGCGGTGGGATACGACATTAACTGCGGCGTTAGAATGATGAATACTAGCCTCTCCTACGACGACCTGCAGGGGCGCGAGGAGGAACTCGTCGACGCGCTGTTCCGGACGATTCCCTCCGGGCTGGGCGGCGGCGGTGTCGTCGAATCCGGCGTCGAGACGGTGAATTCGGTGCTCGAACGCGGCGTCGACTGGGCGCTCGAAGCGGGGTACGCCGTCGAAGACGACCTGGTGCACTGCGAGGACGAGGGGCGGCGCCCGGACGCCGACGCCGACGCGGTGTCCCGGAAGGCGAAGGACAGGGGGAAAAATCAGTTGGGAAGTCTCGGCTCCGGCAACCACTTTCTGGAGGTTCAGCGCGTCACCGACGTGTTCCGCGCGGACGTCGCCGAGGCGTACGGACTCGCAGCGGACCAGGTAGTCGTCCTCATCCACTGCGGGAGCCGCGGCCTCGGCCACCAAGTGTGCAACGACTACCTCCGGCAGATAGAGAAGCGTCACGGCGACCTACTCGCGCAACTGCCCGACAAGGAACTCGCCGCCGCGCCCGCCGGAAGCGAACTGGCCGAGGCGTACTACGGCGCGATGTGCGCCGCCATCAACTTCGCGTGGGTCAATCGACAACTGGTGATGCACCGGACGCGCGAGGTGTTCGAGCGCGTGTTCGACCGCGACTGGGAGGCGATGGAGATGCACCTGCTCTACGACGTCGCGCACAACATCGCGAAGAAAGAAATCCACGACGTAGACGGCGAGGAACGCGAACTGTACGTCCACCGGAAAGGAGCAACGCGGGCGTTCCCGGCGGGCCGTCCGGAAGTTCCGAAGGCGTACCGCGACGTCGGCCAACCCGTCATCATCCCCGGAAGCATGGGCGCGGGAAGCTACGTGCTGCGCGGCGGCGAGGAGTCGCTGTCGCTATCGTTCGGGTCGACGGCGCACGGCGCGGGTCGGGTGATGAGTCGGACTCGCGCGAAAAAGGAGTACTGGGGCGAGACGGTACAGACCGAACTGCGCGACCAGAACAGAATCTACGTGAAGGCTCAGAGCGGCGCGACCGTCGCCGAGGAGGCTCCGGGCGTCTACAAGGACGTCGACGAAGTCGTCCGCGTCTCCGACGCGCTGGGCATCGGCGACAAAGTCGCGCGAACCTATCCGGTCTGCAACATCAAAGGTTGA
- a CDS encoding DUF7556 family protein, giving the protein MDSRNPKRRATRRPPRDKQRVTNEHAAESTDAEVTCAFDEVDGEESLVVADIARDDAWLSMSASACVAVDAWR; this is encoded by the coding sequence ATGGATTCCCGAAACCCGAAACGTCGGGCCACCCGACGCCCTCCACGCGACAAACAGAGGGTTACGAACGAGCACGCCGCCGAGTCGACCGACGCGGAAGTGACGTGTGCGTTCGACGAGGTAGACGGAGAGGAGTCGCTGGTCGTCGCCGACATCGCTCGCGACGACGCGTGGCTCTCGATGAGCGCGTCCGCATGTGTCGCAGTCGACGCTTGGCGGTGA
- a CDS encoding translation initiation factor eIF-2B: MIDETVEEIREMQTHSSSVVAVKATRALLELLDREFATLEEYERDLERNAGALRRANPSHASLYNAMHEVTQSVVGESDTVDEAKERTKETIERVVEDVERGKRRAADTAAETFADGETFLTHDYSSTVLEAVETAVRGGVELTAYATEARPRYLGRKTARTLAAMDRVDAHLIVDGASGYVMEECDRVVIGMDCIVDDVLYNRVGTFPMVAAANEVGVPVTIVGSGAKIIEDGFRFENEFRSPSEVMLEPAEGFSIDNPAYDATPVSLIDEVITDEQTRYY, from the coding sequence ATGATAGACGAGACGGTCGAGGAAATCCGGGAGATGCAGACCCACAGTTCCTCCGTCGTCGCCGTCAAGGCAACGCGGGCGCTGTTGGAACTGCTCGACCGCGAGTTCGCGACGCTCGAAGAGTACGAGCGCGACCTCGAACGCAACGCCGGGGCGCTCCGGCGAGCGAACCCCTCGCACGCCTCGCTGTACAACGCGATGCACGAGGTCACCCAGAGCGTCGTCGGCGAGAGCGACACGGTCGACGAGGCGAAAGAGCGGACGAAAGAGACGATCGAGCGCGTCGTCGAGGACGTCGAGCGCGGCAAGCGCCGCGCGGCCGACACCGCCGCCGAGACGTTCGCGGACGGCGAGACGTTTCTCACGCACGACTACTCCTCGACCGTGCTCGAAGCCGTCGAGACCGCCGTGCGAGGCGGTGTCGAACTCACCGCGTACGCGACGGAGGCACGGCCCCGCTATCTGGGACGCAAGACGGCGCGCACGCTCGCGGCGATGGACCGCGTCGACGCCCATCTCATCGTCGACGGCGCGTCGGGCTACGTCATGGAGGAGTGCGACCGCGTCGTCATCGGGATGGACTGCATCGTCGACGACGTGCTGTACAACCGCGTCGGCACGTTCCCGATGGTCGCGGCGGCCAACGAAGTCGGCGTTCCCGTTACTATCGTCGGCTCCGGCGCGAAGATAATCGAGGACGGTTTCCGCTTCGAGAACGAGTTCCGCTCACCGTCAGAAGTGATGCTCGAACCCGCCGAAGGGTTCAGTATCGACAACCCCGCCTACGACGCGACACCCGTCTCGCTCATCGACGAGGTCATCACCGACGAGCAGACGCGGTACTACTGA
- a CDS encoding Gfo/Idh/MocA family protein — MALTVGMLGYRFMGQAHSNALARLPMFFPDAPEVVRHTLVGRDEEALADAADRFGFEHTATDWEDVVDEVDVFYNLGPNHLHADPSIAALEAGAHVFCEKPLAPTLEEAERMRAAAADASGVAGCAFNYRFIPAIQYAKKLIDDGELGEIRHVDGRYMQDWLADPDAPWAWRMDKELAGSGALGDLGAHTVDLARFLVGEQAGDIAEVSGHLRTFVDERPVPGEDETRPVTVDDAYTAEAGFENGAMGTFEASRVATGHKNDHTIRVHGSEGSLKFSLERINELELLREGNRGYETVLVTDEDDPYVEHWWPPGHVLGWEHTFVHENYEFLSAADSGDEFHPSFEDAYEVQRVLDAIERSDESGERIALD; from the coding sequence ATGGCTCTGACAGTCGGCATGCTCGGCTACCGGTTCATGGGACAGGCTCACTCGAACGCGCTGGCGCGGCTCCCGATGTTCTTCCCGGACGCGCCCGAGGTGGTCCGCCACACGCTCGTCGGCCGCGACGAGGAGGCGCTGGCGGACGCCGCCGACCGCTTCGGCTTCGAGCACACGGCCACCGACTGGGAGGACGTCGTCGACGAAGTGGACGTGTTCTACAACCTCGGGCCGAACCACCTCCACGCCGACCCCTCCATCGCGGCGCTGGAGGCGGGCGCGCACGTCTTCTGCGAGAAACCGCTCGCGCCGACACTGGAGGAGGCCGAGCGGATGCGCGCCGCCGCCGCCGACGCCTCGGGCGTCGCCGGATGCGCGTTCAACTACAGGTTCATTCCCGCTATCCAGTACGCGAAAAAGCTCATCGACGACGGCGAACTCGGGGAGATTCGCCACGTCGACGGCCGGTACATGCAGGACTGGCTCGCCGACCCAGACGCGCCGTGGGCGTGGCGGATGGACAAAGAGCTCGCCGGTAGCGGCGCGCTCGGCGACCTCGGCGCGCACACGGTCGACCTCGCGCGCTTCCTCGTCGGCGAGCAGGCGGGCGACATCGCCGAGGTGAGCGGCCACCTCCGGACGTTCGTCGACGAGCGTCCCGTTCCCGGCGAAGACGAGACGCGACCAGTCACGGTCGACGACGCCTACACCGCCGAAGCCGGGTTCGAGAACGGCGCGATGGGGACGTTCGAGGCGTCCCGCGTCGCCACCGGCCACAAGAACGACCACACGATTCGCGTCCACGGTTCGGAGGGAAGTCTCAAATTCTCGCTCGAACGCATCAACGAGCTAGAGCTGCTGAGAGAGGGCAACCGCGGCTACGAGACTGTCCTCGTCACCGACGAGGACGACCCCTACGTCGAACACTGGTGGCCGCCGGGCCACGTCCTCGGGTGGGAGCACACGTTCGTCCACGAGAACTACGAGTTCCTCTCCGCCGCGGATTCGGGCGACGAGTTCCACCCGTCGTTCGAGGACGCCTACGAGGTCCAGCGGGTGCTCGACGCCATCGAGCGGAGCGACGAGAGCGGCGAGCGCATCGCGCTCGACTGA